Within Stella humosa, the genomic segment ACTACGCCAAGGCGAACCCGGGTGCCGTCACCGTCGGCACGTCGGGCATCGGCTCGGACGATCATCTGGCCATGCTGGCGCTGGAGCGTGCGGCCGGGATCAAGATGACCCATGTCCCCTTCGCCGGCTCGGCGCCGACGCGCACCGCGCTGCTCGGTCGCCACATCACCATCGGCTCGGTCAACCTGGGCGAGGTCACCTCCTACACGGGCGATGCCGGCCGCATCCGCATCATCGGCCACATGGCGGCCGCGCGCTGGCAGGGCAACGAGTCCGCGCCCACCTTCCGCGAGCAGGGCATCGACATCGTCATGGGCTCGCAGCGCGGGCTGGGCGCGCCCAAGGGGCTGCCGCCGGAGATCCTGGAGCAGATCGTGAAGGCCGTGCAGCAGACGGTCGACGATCCGGATTTCAAAGAGAAGGCCAAGCAGCAGTACCTGCCGCTCGCCTACGAGCCGTCGGCATCCTGGGAGGCCTCGCTCCGTCGCCAGCAGAAGGAGTTCGAGGAGCTGTGGAAGTCCAGCCCCTGGGCTACGAAGTAGCTTCGGGAGCACGCCCATGCAGCTTCGCCATCCGCAGGACCTGGGCGCCGGCATCCTCTTCCTGCTGTTCGGGGCCGGTGCCTACCTGACCTCGGGCGAGCTGCAGGTCGGCGATGCCGCGACCATGGGGCCGGGCTACATCCCGCGCATGCTGGCGCTGGGGCTGATGCTGATCGGCGCCCTCACGGCCGCCCGCGCCTTTGCCGCCAGCGGGCCGGCCGTGGAACGCTTCGGCGCCCGCCCGCTGATCCTGGTGACGCTGTCGGTGCTGGTCTTCGCCATCACCGTGCGCTGGCTGGGTGTCATCATCGCCACGCTGCTGATCGTCGGCATCGGCAGCCTGGCCGACCGGGAATCGCGGCCGAGGGAGATCGTGATCGCCGGCATCGTGCTGGCCGCGCTTTCAGTCGGGCTCTTCGTCCATGCCCTGGGGGTGCAGATGCCGATCTGGCCCTCCTCCCCATGAATGACGCCTCGCCATGATGGACCTTCTGGCCAACCTTTCGACCGGCTTCGGCGCCGCGCTGACGCCGATGAACCTGCTGTTCTGCCTGGTGGGGGCGCTGCTGGGCACGCTGATCGGCGTGCTGCCGGGCATCGGCCCGACGGCGACCATCGCCATGCTGCTGCCGGTGACCTTCTTCCTGCCGCCGCTGGGCGCCCTCATCATGCTGGCCGGCATCTTCTATGGCTCCCAGTATGGCGGCTCGACAACGGCCATCCTGGTCAACCTGCCGGGGGAGGCGTCATCGGTCGTCACCTGCCTGGACGGCTACCAGATGGCGGTCCAGGGCCGGGCAGGCGCCGCCCTGGCGACGGCCGCCCTGGGCTCGTTCTTCGCCGGCTGCTTCGCCACCGTGCTGATCGCCGCCGTCGCCCCGCCGCTGACCGAGCTCGCCCTGCTGTTCGGCCCGGCCGAGTATGTGGCCCTCATGGTGTTCGGCCTGGTCGCTGCCATCGTGCTGGCCAGCGGGTCGCTGGTGAAGGCGGTCGGCATGATCCTGCTCGGCATCCTGCTGGGGCTGGTCGGCACGGACGTGAACAGCGGCGCGCCGCGCTTCGCCTTCGGCGTGGCGGAACTCTATGACGGCATCGGCTTCGTCACGCTGGCGGTCGGCCTGTTCGGCATCGCGGAAATCTGCATCAACCTGGAGCGTACCGAGCGCCGCAAGATCCTGTCGGACCAGATCAACGGTCTCTGGCCGACCCGACAGGACCTGCGCGCGATGACGCCGGCCGTCCTGCGCGGCACGGCCCTGGGCTCGCTGCTGGGCGTGCTGCCGGGCGGCGGCGCCTCGCTGGCGGCCTTCTCCGCCTATTCGCTGG encodes:
- a CDS encoding tripartite tricarboxylate transporter substrate binding protein, producing the protein MRRSLTAAALFAAIAAFAPASEAAWPNDKPIEIIVGFSAGGGTDIMARTLAPFLEKYLKAKITVVNRGGAGGEIAWTQLAQAKPDGYTIGFINTPNVLTIPIERKARFSLDDFTPIANMVDDPTAFNVHVDTPIKNLKELVDYAKANPGAVTVGTSGIGSDDHLAMLALERAAGIKMTHVPFAGSAPTRTALLGRHITIGSVNLGEVTSYTGDAGRIRIIGHMAAARWQGNESAPTFREQGIDIVMGSQRGLGAPKGLPPEILEQIVKAVQQTVDDPDFKEKAKQQYLPLAYEPSASWEASLRRQQKEFEELWKSSPWATK
- a CDS encoding tripartite tricarboxylate transporter TctB family protein: MQLRHPQDLGAGILFLLFGAGAYLTSGELQVGDAATMGPGYIPRMLALGLMLIGALTAARAFAASGPAVERFGARPLILVTLSVLVFAITVRWLGVIIATLLIVGIGSLADRESRPREIVIAGIVLAALSVGLFVHALGVQMPIWPSSP
- a CDS encoding tripartite tricarboxylate transporter permease gives rise to the protein MMDLLANLSTGFGAALTPMNLLFCLVGALLGTLIGVLPGIGPTATIAMLLPVTFFLPPLGALIMLAGIFYGSQYGGSTTAILVNLPGEASSVVTCLDGYQMAVQGRAGAALATAALGSFFAGCFATVLIAAVAPPLTELALLFGPAEYVALMVFGLVAAIVLASGSLVKAVGMILLGILLGLVGTDVNSGAPRFAFGVAELYDGIGFVTLAVGLFGIAEICINLERTERRKILSDQINGLWPTRQDLRAMTPAVLRGTALGSLLGVLPGGGASLAAFSAYSLEKKISRHPERFGKGAIEGVAAPESANNAAAQTSFIPLLTLGIPPNAVMALMVGAMTIHGIVPGPGVIQQNPVLFWGMIASMWIGNLMLLVINLPLIGIWVQLLKVPYRLLFPAILLFCCIGVYSLNNSPVEVALVAAFGLLGYLFIKFGCEPAPLLLGFVLGPLLEEQLRRAMLISRGDWGVFIDHRISLVLLLAAAGLLITVVIPTVRRTRREAFQE